The window GCGTTCGTCCGGCCGCCCGGCCGCCCGCCCGAAAATAACCGGTGTTGCTGCAGGCAGATGGTCACGCAACAGCTTGAAGGCTTCGCCGAGCTGCCAGGGCCGCGCCCGGCTGATCGGATTATAAAGCGCGATGACAAAACCTGCCTTTGCCGCCAACACAAGACGGTTTTCTATTATATTCCAAGGCTTTAGATTGTCAGACAGCGATATTGCGCAGAAGTCGTGGCCAAGCGGAGCACCTGCTCTTGCCGCCACGGCCAGCATCGCCGTGATGCCGGGCAGGATGGTGAGATCGACCGCGCGCCATGCGGCCGGCCCGTTCTCGATCGCTTCGCAGACGGCCGCCGCCATGGCGAAGACGCCGGGGTCGCCGCCGGAGACGACGCAGACCTTGGCGCCATCCGCTGCCATGGTGAGTGCGGCCCCTGCCCTGTCGAGCTCCTCGCGATTGTCCGAGGCATGCCGCAGCTGATCGTGGCGGAGCTGCAGCCTGTCGAGATAAGGTCCGTAGCCGAAGAAATCCGTCGCCGCATCGACAGCGGCCAAAGCTTCCGGCGTCATCTGCTCGGGGTTGCCGGGACCGGTGCCGATCACGAAAAGCCTGCCGGTCATCGGCTGCCCTCCCAGCCTGGCACCAGCACGAGCGAAAAATACGGTGCATCGCCGTCTGTCTTGTCGGCAAGCTTTTCCATTGCCGCATTTGCCATGGTGCCGCGCTCAACATAGACGGCTTCTGAAAGCCGGCCGGCGGCCGCCAGTGCCCGGCGGATCTTCGGCAGATTACGGCCGACCTTCATGATGACGGCGGCTTGCGTATCGGCAAGGCGGCGCGTCAGCTCGGTCTCCGCCATCGTACCGGGCAGTACGGTAAGCACGTCGTCGCCCTGGACGATCGGCATGCCGGCCTGCGACCAGCAGCCCGACATGGCGCTGATGCCCGGGATCACTTCCGTCGGGTAGCGTGTGGAAAGCCTGACATGCAGGTGCATATAGGAGCCGTAGAAGAGCGGATCGCCTTCGCTGAGAACGGCGACCGTCAGCCCGGCATCGAGATGCCCGGCGACCGCTTTGGCAGACAGATCGTAGAATTGGGTGATCAGCCTCTGATAGCGTTCGTCGTTCTTGTCGA of the Rhizobium brockwellii genome contains:
- a CDS encoding precorrin-3B C(17)-methyltransferase, with amino-acid sequence MTGRLFVIGTGPGNPEQMTPEALAAVDAATDFFGYGPYLDRLQLRHDQLRHASDNREELDRAGAALTMAADGAKVCVVSGGDPGVFAMAAAVCEAIENGPAAWRAVDLTILPGITAMLAVAARAGAPLGHDFCAISLSDNLKPWNIIENRLVLAAKAGFVIALYNPISRARPWQLGEAFKLLRDHLPAATPVIFGRAAGRPDERIAVQQLSQADASIADMATCIIIGSAETRVVTRPGRLDLVYTPRFMAGGNR
- a CDS encoding precorrin-2 C(20)-methyltransferase — translated: MTTSGRLIGVGTGPGDPELLTLKAVRAIEGADVIAYFAKQGRGGNGKAIVEPLLKSGVTLLPLYYPVTTEIDKNDERYQRLITQFYDLSAKAVAGHLDAGLTVAVLSEGDPLFYGSYMHLHVRLSTRYPTEVIPGISAMSGCWSQAGMPIVQGDDVLTVLPGTMAETELTRRLADTQAAVIMKVGRNLPKIRRALAAAGRLSEAVYVERGTMANAAMEKLADKTDGDAPYFSLVLVPGWEGSR